A single Methanospirillum lacunae DNA region contains:
- a CDS encoding DNA-3-methyladenine glycosylase family protein, giving the protein MKTYHLTPEQLPFDLDLTLDCGQVFRWNRAGGQWAGVIAGKVITISQNGDLITYDGINEAEIIRYFNLEIKAQEIISQIKYSISKYACETGIRIDELFESVASAGAGLRIIRQDPWECLISFICSQNSNIPTITKRISLLCERYGKPIGNTIFGFPSPADLARRGEEELRTCCTGYRAPYLAGTAQYVLRDPDFLSRLFNYSTQDAKDELMKLPGVGPKVADCILLFAYNRYEVVPVDVWIRNIITTLYPEVSSRRCNRKECSYNDIADFCREYFGEYAGYAQQYFFASRQNLPVKQGERV; this is encoded by the coding sequence ATGAAAACCTATCATCTCACACCAGAACAACTTCCCTTTGATCTGGATCTGACTCTTGACTGTGGGCAGGTTTTCAGATGGAATCGGGCCGGGGGCCAATGGGCAGGAGTTATTGCAGGGAAAGTGATAACCATCAGTCAAAATGGTGACCTCATCACGTATGATGGAATCAATGAGGCTGAGATAATCAGGTATTTCAACCTTGAGATTAAGGCTCAGGAGATTATCAGCCAGATCAAATATTCAATCTCAAAATACGCTTGTGAAACCGGAATCAGAATTGATGAACTCTTTGAGTCTGTCGCATCAGCAGGTGCCGGCCTTCGGATCATCAGGCAGGATCCCTGGGAGTGCCTTATTAGTTTTATCTGTTCTCAAAATTCCAATATCCCAACTATAACAAAAAGAATCTCTCTTCTTTGCGAACGATATGGCAAGCCTATCGGAAATACTATCTTTGGTTTTCCATCTCCGGCAGACCTTGCAAGAAGAGGCGAAGAGGAACTCAGAACATGTTGTACAGGTTATCGGGCTCCGTACCTGGCTGGTACTGCACAATATGTCCTCAGGGACCCTGACTTTTTATCTCGTCTTTTCAACTATTCAACACAGGATGCAAAAGATGAACTCATGAAACTTCCAGGAGTCGGACCAAAAGTAGCTGACTGTATCCTGCTCTTCGCATATAACAGGTACGAGGTTGTCCCGGTTGATGTCTGGATTAGGAATATCATTACAACTCTTTACCCGGAAGTCAGTAGCCGCCGATGTAACAGGAAAGAATGTTCGTACAATGATATTGCAGATTTTTGCAGGGAATATTTTGGAGAGTATGCCGGATATGCCCAACAGTATTTCTTTGCCTCACGACAGAATCTCCCGGTAAAACAGGGAGAGAGGGTTTAA